CGAGGAGGACGGCCTTGGGAAGGGCTCCGGTCACGGGCGCCGTCTCAAGCCCTGCTCCCGCGCACGGCCCACGCGCGCGCGATCAGGTGGATCGAGCCGTCCGCCTCGACCGGCAGCCGCGAGCGGATTCGGTCCCGCAGCGCGCCCCGGCGCGCCTCTTCCAGCGACATGGCGTAGCCCGGCGCGGGGCCCTGGCCGCCGAGGAAGGGGGACCAGTAGTCGTCGAAATCGCGAAACACGGTCGGGACGTCGATCGCACGCGTCCGGACGTCGCTCAGGTGCCCTCCGGAAAATACATCGGCGAGCGCCTCGGGGTGGCAGAGCGGGAATCGGGTCCCTTCGTCCAGCTCGCGGGCCGCGGGATCGAGGGCGATGGCGGCGTCCCAGAAATGCCGGAGCAGCTCCATGCGCCCCGAGTAGTCCCAGACATAGGCCGCGGCGACGCCTCCGGGGCGGAGCGCGCGAGACATCTCGCCCACGGCG
This region of Candidatus Binatia bacterium genomic DNA includes:
- a CDS encoding class I SAM-dependent methyltransferase, producing the protein MTPEDVWAAGDLYEPFVGRWSRRVAPEFLAWLDVPPGRAWLDVGCGTGALTQTLLDRSSPRSVRSIDASPAYVDYARARIGERTVATFEVGDARSLPVEDASVDAAVSALLLNFVPEPALAVGEMSRALRPGGVAAAYVWDYSGRMELLRHFWDAAIALDPAARELDEGTRFPLCHPEALADVFSGGHLSDVRTRAIDVPTVFRDFDDYWSPFLGGQGPAPGYAMSLEEARRGALRDRIRSRLPVEADGSIHLIARAWAVRGSRA